The Vicia villosa cultivar HV-30 ecotype Madison, WI unplaced genomic scaffold, Vvil1.0 ctg.002131F_1_1, whole genome shotgun sequence genome contains a region encoding:
- the LOC131637998 gene encoding exosome complex exonuclease RRP44 homolog A-like, with protein sequence MLHNKSFVKKTKGGKVMKQVREHYLRDDIYCGSPSCTVCDSSGARLSDSASTILVVDTNVVLNQIDLLENSAIDDVVVLSIVLEEVKNKNMSVYNRLRAICSNSNRKFFVFSNEYHRDTYVKEMSGETKNDRNDRAIRVAAQWYQKHLGGAVKVLLVTNDKENKRKASEEGICAETVESYVKSLDRPDLLDLLVRPSSEDAEMEDVEDHRPSKRKVIYSEHKPMSEITSGLHRGIYHQGKLRVNRYNPFEAYVGSESIGDEIIIYGRSNMNRAFDGDIVAVELLPEDQWQGEKSLSIVGEEEEDEDEDVHLAPNSADDAPRTTTQQGSTGVTNAGSSRPSGRIVGIIKRNWHSYCGSLEPMPMPGGSRGVAYALFVSKDRRFPKIRIQTRQLENLLDKRIMVSVDSWDRQSRYPSGHYVRTIGEIGDRDTESEVVLIENDINSRPFSAQVLACLPPLPWSVSSEDLSIPFRQDLRHLRVFSVDPPGCKDIDDALHCYALPNGNFEVGVHIADVTNFVFPGTPLDDEASQRGTSVYLVERRIDMLPKPLTEDVCSLRSDVERLAFSVIWEMTPEADIISTRYTKSVIKSTAALSYVEAQARMDDSRLMDPVTTDLRNMNSLAKKMRLRRIERGALTLASAEVKFQIDTETHDPLDIGMYQIREANQMVEEFMLAANVSVAQQILKSFPLCSLLRRHPTPTKEMLEPLLRVSAAIGLNLDVSSSKALADSLDLAVGGDPYFNKLIRILATRCMSQAVYFCSGDLSPPEYHHYGLATPLYTHFTSPIRRYADVIVHRLLAASIGISKLPSVFQDRLQLTSIADNLNYRHRNAQMAGRASVELHTLIYFRKRPTDTEARIVKIRSNGFFVFVPKYGIEGPVYLTTRAEKGSGEWYVDEQEQKIKKMDGSLSYSILQTVQIHMEVVEPQPNRPKLQLTLI encoded by the exons ATGCTTCACAACAAGTCTTTCGTTAAGAAAACCAAAGGTGGCAAAGTCATGAAG CAAGTGAGGGAACACTACTTGCGGGATGATATATATTGTGGTTCTCCGTCTTGCACTGTCTGCGATTCTTCTGGTGCTCGACTTAGTGATTCTGCTTCCACAATTCTTGTTGTTGACACCAATGTTGTTCTTAATCAG ATTGATTTGCTGGAAAATTCggccattgatgatgttgttgtactGTCCATTGTGCTGGAAGAGGTTAAGAACAAGAATATGTCTGTTTATAACCGGTTAAGAGCTATCTGTAGCAATTCAAATAGGAAATTCTTTGTTTTTTCCAATGAGTATCACAG GGATACATATGTTAAGGAAATGAGTGGGGAAACTAAAAATGACAGGAATGATAGAG CTATTCGAGTGGCTGCACAGTGGTATCAGAAGCATCTAGGTGGTGCAGTAAAGGTTTTGCTTGTAACTAATGATAAAGAGAATAAAAGGAAAGCTAGTGAAGAGGGCATTTGTGCAGAAACAG TTGAGTCATATGTCAAGTCTTTGGACCGACCTGATTTACTTGATCTGCTCGTGCGGCCTTCATCTGAAGATGCAGAGATGGAAGATGTTGAAGATCACAGACCATCCAAAAGGAAAGTAATTTATTCAGAG CATAAGCCAATGTCAGAAATCACATCTGGTTTGCATCGTGGAATATATCATCAAGGGAAACTCCGTGTAAACCGTTACAATCCATTTGAAGCATATGTTGGGAGTGAGAGCATTGGTGATGAAATAATTATATATGGGCGCTCTAACATGAACCGAGCTTTTGATGGTGATATTGTGGCAGTTGAACTTCTGCCTGAGGATCAATGGCAAGGGGAGAAGTCTCTATCTATAGTTGGCGAAG AAGAAGAGGATGAGGATGAAGATGTTCATCTAGCCCCAAATAGTGCTGATGATGCACCCAGAACTACTACTCAGCAAGGTTCTACCGGAGTAACAAATGCTGGATCCAGTCGTCCCTCTGGTCGCATTGTTGGTATTATAAAGAGAAACTGGCACTC GTATTGTGGATCTTTGGAGCCAATGCCTATGCCTGGAGGAAGTCGCGGTGTTGCCTATGCATTGTTTGTCTCTAAAGATCGTAGATTTCCCAAGATTCGTATCCAAACCCGCCAACTTGAGAACCTTTTGGACAAGAGGATTATGGTATCAGTTGATTCTTGGGATCGTCAATCTCGATATCCATCTGGCCATTATGTGCGGACTATAGGAGAGATAGGTGATAGAGAtactgaaagtgag GTGGTTTTGATAGAAAACGATATAAACTCAAGGCCATTCTCTGCACAAGTGCTAGCGTGTTTGCCACCATTGCCATGGTCAGTCTCTTCGGAAGATTTGTCCATTCCATTTAGGCAGGATTTGCGTCATTTGCGTGTCTTCAGTGTGGACCCTCCAG GCTGCAAGGATATTGATGATGCACTCCACTGCTATGCTCTTCCAAATGGAAACTTTGAAGTTGGAGTTC ACATTGCAGATGTTACAAATTTTGTGTTTCCTGGCACTCCACTCGATGACGAGGCTTCTCAAAGGGGCACATCTGTCTATCTTGTTGAGCGGAGAATAGATATGCTTCCGAAACCTTTAACAGAGG ATGTATGTTCTCTTCGTTCTGACGTGGAAAGGCTAGCATTCTCTGTCATATGG GAAATGACACCTGAAGCAGACATTATTTCCACCAGATACACAAAAAGTGTCATAAAATCTACGGCAGCATTATCTTATGTTGAAGCACAAGCGAGGATGGATGATAG TCGATTGATGGATCCAGTAACTACCGATTTGAGAAATATGAATAGTTTAGCCAAG AAAATGAGATTAAGGCGTATTGAGAGAGGAGCTTTGACTCTTGCATCTGCAGAAGTCAAATTTCAAATTGACACCGAGACTCATGATCCCCTTGATATTG GCATGTACCAAATCCGGGAAGCCAATCAGATGGTGGAGGAGTTTATGCTTGCTGCTAATGTTTCTGTTGCACAACAAATTCTTAAAAGCTTTCCTTTGTGTTCGCTATTAAG GCGACATCCGACTCCAACTAAAGAGATGCTTGAACCCTTGCTACGTGTTTCTGCTGCAATTGGCCTGAACTTGGATGTCTCATCATCTAAAGCATTagctgattctcttgaccttgccgtg GGCGGTGATCCATACTTCAACAAGTTGATCCGTATTCTTGCCACTAGATGCATGAGTCAG GCAGTTTATTTCTGTAGTGGAGATCTCAGCCCACCAGAATATCATCATTATGGGCTTGCAACACCTTTATATACCCATTTCACATCACCTATAAGAAGATATGCAG ATGTCATTGTACACAGGCTACTTGCTGCTTCTATAGGAATATCCAAGTTGCCATCTGTATTTCAAGACAGGCTGCAACTCACCAGTATTGCAGACA ATTTAAATTATAGGCACAGGAATGCTCAGATGGCAGGGCGGGCCTCTGTAGAGCTGCATACTCTCATTTATTTCCGGAAGAG GCCAACAGATACGGAGGCTAGGATAGTAAAGATAAGATCTAATggattttttgtgtttgttccCAA ATACGGTATCGAAGGACCTGTATATTTGACAACAAGAGCTGAAAAGGGTAGTGGAGAATGGTATGTAGATGAACAAGAGCAAAAGATTAAAAAGATGGATGGAAGCCTTTCATACAGCATTTTGCAGACAGTACAAATTCACATGGAGGTTGTGGAGCCCCAGCCTAACCGGCCAAAACTTCAGCTTACTCTCATCTAG
- the LOC131638002 gene encoding cysteine proteinase mucunain-like encodes MTMYEEWCMRHGKLNNNCLHLGQKEKRFEIFKDNLEFIDKHNAENRTYKVGLNRFADLSNEEYRSMYLGFKTDSSLLAEAATKNIIHYVTSVGDDLPEYVDWRKEGAVNEIKDQGRCSSCWTFSAVAAVEGINKIVTGELVSLSQQLVDCDRTVNVGCDSGHVELAFEYIIKIGIFSDNDYPYRGVDCACDLNKKNAKVITIDDYEEVPKYNELALKEAVSNQPISAAIESCRTEFQLYLHGILSGSFVRSLDHAVNIVGYGTEGGCDYWIVRNSWGKGWGEAGYVRLERNLATSMLGTFGIAMRASYPVMRGQNPGPSPP; translated from the exons ATGACTATGTACGAGGAGTGGTGCATGAGGCATGGAAAGCTCAACAACAACTGCCTCCACCTGGGTCAAAAGGAAAAGaggtttgaaattttcaaagataaCCTTGAGTTTATCGACAAGCACAATGCTGAAAATCGGACATATAAGGTTGGTTTGAACCGGTTCGCTGATCTTAGCAACGAGGAGTACCGGTCCATGTATCTTGGATTCAAGACCGACTCAAGTCTGCTGGCCGAGGCTGCGACAAAGAACATCATCCATTATGTTACAAGTGTTGGTGACGACTTGCCTGAATATGTTGATTGGAGGAAAGAAGGTGCAGTGAACGAAATCAAAGACCAAGGTCGTTGTT CTAGCTGTTGGACGTTTTCAGCCGTAGCTGCAGTGGAAGGCATAAACAAGATAGTTACCGGAGAGCTTGTTTCCCTATCCCAACAACTTGTTGATTGCGATCGAACTGTTAATGTAGGATGCGACAGTGGCCATGTGGAATTGGCCTTTGAGTACATCATTAAGATTGGTATTTTCAGTGACAATGACTATCCTTATCGTGGTGTTGATTGTGCATGTGATCTAAACAAA AAAAATGCGAAAGTGATAACCATAGATGATTACGAAGAAGTACCCAAATACAATGAATTAGCCTTAAAAGAAGCGGTTTCTAATCAACCAATAAGCGCTGCGATTGAATCATGTCGTACAGAATTTCAGTTAT ATTTGCATGGCATACTGAGTGGAAGCTTTGTTAGATCCTTAGACCATGCTGTAAATATTGTTGGCTATGGAACAGAAGGCGGATGTGATTACTGGATCGTCAGAAACAGTTGGGGCAAGGGATGGGGAGAGGCTGGGTACGTAAGATTGGAGCGCAATTTAGCAACAAGCATGTTAGGAACATTTGGAATCGCAATGAGGGCCTCCTACCCTGTAATGAGAGGCCAAAATCCTGGACCATCTCCTCCTTAA
- the LOC131637993 gene encoding protein PIN-LIKES 7-like, producing MSFWEQLEVASAPIIQVLLISAVGAFMATDHGDNLLSADFRKSLNKIVFFAFTPSLIFASFAKSVSLDDMISWWFMPVNLGLTFLIGGILGWIIVKLLKPNSKIEGLIIASCSTGNMGNLPVVIIPAICNQRVTPFGTRDACHARALSYSFFSLALGGVFVWTFTYQLIRQSSMKYKAFVADELLKVANADFDTTVKTQLLKGNDSVGDAESQILVDQGLTTVPNTKSFMHKIMEGSSQILKEVMSPPTIATKFHLVFHDQFLGFLFGGVKWLRSLIIGQDAPLKVIQDSIQLLGDGTIPCITILLGGNLVQGMSSTSIKPLVLICIIIARFFCLPAIGFFIVKTAANLGFLPLDPLFQYVLVIQYALPPAMNISTMAQLFEVGTEEFSVILLWTYGASAIALTLWSTFLLWSLS from the exons ATGAGTTTTTGGGAACAATTGGAGGTGGCATCTGCCCCTATCATTCAAGTCCTTCTCATAAGTGCAGTGGGAGCTTTTATGGCAACTGACCATGGTGATAATCTTCTTTCGGCCGACTTTCGAAAATCGTTGAACAAG ATTGTCTTCTTTGCATTCACTCCTTCACTTATATTTGCAAGTTTTGCAAAGAGTGTTTCTCTTGATGATATGATATCATG GTGGTTTATGCCAGTTAACCTTGGACTCACCTTCTTAATTGGAGGGATTCTTGGATGGATAATTGTTAAGCTACTAAAACCAAACTCGAAAATCGAAGGTCTTATTATTGCTTCATGTTCAACAG GAAATATGGGAAACCTTCCAGTAGTAATCATCCCTGCAATCTGTAATCAGAGAGTAACACCATTTGGAACACGCGATGCTTGTCACGCTAGAGCACTCTCTTACTCTTTTTTCTCTTTAGCG CTTGGTGGTGTTTTCGTATGGACCTTCACTTACCAACTAATTCGACAAAGTTCAATGAAGTATAAGGCGTTTGTGGCAGATGAACTTTTAAAGGTTGCCAATGCAGACTTTGATACTACTGTAAAAACTCAACTTCTCAAGGGAAATGATAGTGTTGGAGATGCTGAGAGCCAAATA CTTGTAGATCAAGGTCTGACCACTGTGCCAAACACTAAATCTTTTATGCATAAAATTATGGAAGGTTCAAGCCAAATTCTGAAAGAAGTAATGTCACCTCCAACAATAGCTACT AAATTTCACCTCGTATTCCATGACCAGTTTTTAGGCTTCCTCTTTGGTGGGGTTAAATGGCTAAGGAGCCTAATAATCGGACAAGATGCTCCGCTGAAAGTGATCCAAGACTCCATTCAGTTGCTAGG GGATGGTACAATTCCTTGCATCACAATTTTGCTTGGTGGAAACCTTGTACAAG GAATGAGTTCAACAAGTATCAAACCATTGGTGCTCATTTGTATCATCATTGCAAGATTTTTCTGTCTACCAGCTATTGGATTTTTTATTGTGAAAACAGCTGCAAATTTAGGGTTCCTCCCACTGGATCCTTTGTTTCAATATGTGTTAGTAATACAGTATGCCTTACCACCAGCAATGAATATTA GTACGATGGCTCAGCTGTTTGAAGTAGGCACAGAAGAGTTTTCAGTTATACTATTGTGGACATATGGGGCTTCAGCTATAGCACTCACTCTTTGGTCAACATTCCTCCTATGGTCATTATCTTAA